A genomic stretch from Mycobacterium paraterrae includes:
- a CDS encoding carboxylesterase/lipase family protein, protein MTALLVVACGQDAVVKPHKAEPAYAGPLDAGVVRTAMGSVRGQVAADYRLFQAIPYAEPPLGPLRWQLPRPAARWSGMLDATKAGPQCMQDTGLKPGVGKPTSENCLTLNVWTPPRAQHGEKRPVMVWIHGGGFVNGSGDIYHSRWLAAKGHIVVVTVNYRLGALGFLAHPSLGPAGTVGNYGLADQQAALRWVRDNIAAFGGDPKKVTIAGESAGGMSVCDHLIAPGSAGLFRAAIIQSAPCQAQAELAFGQRQSTDYAVAAGCRNPATTARCLRALPATKLERPPWYYFLGDSDALSGPVTGTATLPDNPMTAFAADRAARVPVLIGVNHDEFTLFAALRASKLHRGVSPAEYPRVLTDIFGDDGAQVLAHYSPDHYGGDVSLAYSAAATDGVFACTADRFADSLSRNAPVYSYEFDDPHAPEPDFMRHAPFPVGASHSLELRYLFSMGGAPSLDRAQQILSDQMMSYWSHFVTDGAPKAAGLPDWPAQNADPEHNYWMSLRPGGSQLDTDFETEHQCPFWATLKGRQ, encoded by the coding sequence ATGACGGCCCTGCTTGTGGTGGCATGCGGACAGGACGCCGTCGTCAAGCCCCATAAGGCGGAACCGGCCTACGCCGGCCCGCTGGATGCCGGCGTCGTGCGCACCGCGATGGGATCGGTCCGCGGCCAGGTGGCCGCGGATTACCGCCTGTTCCAAGCCATTCCGTATGCGGAGCCACCGCTGGGGCCGCTGCGGTGGCAATTGCCGCGACCCGCCGCGCGCTGGTCGGGCATGTTGGACGCAACCAAGGCCGGGCCGCAGTGCATGCAGGACACCGGTCTCAAACCTGGAGTGGGCAAGCCGACCAGCGAAAACTGCCTGACGCTCAACGTCTGGACGCCGCCGCGTGCGCAGCACGGCGAGAAACGTCCGGTGATGGTGTGGATCCACGGGGGAGGCTTCGTCAACGGCAGCGGCGACATCTACCACTCACGCTGGCTGGCGGCCAAGGGACACATCGTCGTCGTCACGGTCAACTACCGGCTGGGCGCCCTGGGTTTCCTGGCCCATCCATCGCTCGGCCCAGCCGGCACCGTCGGCAACTACGGCCTCGCCGACCAGCAGGCCGCCCTGCGATGGGTCCGCGACAATATCGCCGCATTCGGCGGTGACCCGAAGAAAGTCACGATTGCCGGCGAATCGGCGGGCGGCATGTCGGTGTGCGACCACCTGATTGCGCCCGGGTCGGCTGGACTGTTCCGGGCGGCCATCATCCAGAGTGCCCCGTGCCAGGCGCAGGCGGAGCTGGCTTTCGGGCAACGGCAGAGCACCGATTACGCGGTCGCGGCCGGCTGCCGCAATCCAGCCACCACCGCGCGGTGCCTGCGGGCCCTGCCTGCCACCAAACTCGAGCGTCCACCCTGGTACTACTTCTTGGGAGATTCCGATGCGCTGTCCGGCCCGGTGACCGGAACCGCGACGCTGCCGGACAATCCGATGACGGCGTTCGCCGCCGACCGGGCCGCGCGCGTTCCGGTGCTGATCGGCGTCAACCACGACGAGTTCACCTTGTTCGCGGCGCTACGGGCCTCGAAGCTGCATCGGGGAGTGAGCCCCGCTGAATACCCACGCGTGCTCACCGACATCTTCGGCGACGACGGCGCCCAAGTGCTGGCGCACTATTCGCCCGACCATTACGGCGGCGACGTGTCGCTGGCGTACTCGGCCGCGGCCACCGACGGCGTATTTGCCTGTACCGCAGACAGATTCGCCGACTCGCTGAGCCGCAACGCACCGGTCTACTCGTACGAGTTCGACGATCCGCACGCGCCCGAGCCCGATTTCATGCGGCACGCCCCGTTCCCGGTGGGCGCAAGCCACTCGCTGGAGTTGCGGTACCTGTTCAGCATGGGTGGCGCGCCGTCACTTGATCGCGCGCAGCAGATTCTGTCCGACCAGATGATGAGCTACTGGAGTCACTTCGTCACCGATGGCGCGCCCAAGGCCGCAGGTCTGCCCGACTGGCCGGCGCAAAACGCTGATCCCGAGCACAACTACTGGATGTCGTTGCGGCCCGGTGGTAGCCAGCTCGACACCGATTTCGAGACGGAACACCAGTGTCCGTTCTGGGCCACCCTGAAGGGCAGACAGTGA
- a CDS encoding nuclear transport factor 2 family protein produces the protein MSTPDPITFAEDWAAAWNRRDVEAVLAHFHDDVVFTSPVAANVVPGSAGVVTGKASLREYWCAALEAVPDVHFDVVGAYAGVSTLVINYRNQRGGLVNEVLEFDGGLVRRGHGTYLAQP, from the coding sequence GTGAGTACGCCCGACCCGATCACTTTCGCCGAGGACTGGGCCGCTGCCTGGAACCGTCGCGATGTGGAAGCTGTGCTCGCGCACTTCCACGACGACGTCGTGTTCACCTCGCCCGTCGCGGCAAACGTCGTTCCCGGGTCGGCGGGAGTCGTGACGGGCAAAGCCTCGCTCCGCGAATATTGGTGCGCCGCACTGGAAGCCGTTCCCGACGTGCACTTCGACGTGGTCGGCGCATACGCCGGGGTGTCGACATTGGTGATCAACTACCGCAACCAAAGGGGCGGTCTGGTCAACGAGGTGCTCGAGTTCGACGGCGGTCTGGTGCGCCGCGGCCACGGGACATATCTAGCCCAGCCCTAG
- a CDS encoding hotdog fold domain-containing protein, giving the protein MTTMTPTYRAWKTLASKPGGSRLFSIGAMARAPYFASVLPHVVRMEPGLAEVRVPKWFFVYNHLHTVHAIASCNAAEIAMGMLMEATIPPSHRWIPKAMNVQYLGKATTSLLARAELDPPAFGQLPDGQKGWDVVVPVSITDRGGEEVVHADITTWVTPAG; this is encoded by the coding sequence ATGACGACCATGACGCCGACCTACAGGGCGTGGAAGACGCTGGCGAGCAAGCCGGGCGGGAGCCGGTTGTTCTCGATAGGAGCGATGGCGCGGGCCCCCTACTTCGCTTCGGTGCTCCCCCACGTGGTGCGAATGGAGCCGGGCCTGGCCGAGGTGCGGGTACCGAAGTGGTTCTTCGTCTACAACCACCTCCACACGGTGCACGCGATCGCGTCATGCAACGCCGCCGAGATCGCGATGGGAATGCTGATGGAGGCCACCATCCCGCCGAGCCATCGGTGGATACCGAAGGCGATGAACGTCCAGTACCTCGGTAAGGCCACCACGTCGCTGCTGGCCCGGGCCGAGCTGGATCCGCCGGCTTTCGGGCAGCTGCCAGATGGGCAAAAAGGCTGGGACGTCGTCGTGCCGGTCAGCATCACCGACCGCGGGGGCGAAGAGGTCGTTCATGCCGACATCACCACCTGGGTGACGCCGGCCGGCTAG
- the rpsJ gene encoding 30S ribosomal protein S10 — protein MAGQKIRIRLKAYDHEAIDASARKIVETVVRTGASVVGPVPLPTEKNVYCVIRSPHKYKDSREHFEMRTHKRLIDILDPTPKTVDALMRIDLPASVDVNIQ, from the coding sequence GTGGCGGGACAGAAGATCCGCATCAGGCTCAAGGCCTACGACCACGAGGCCATTGACGCCTCGGCGCGCAAGATCGTCGAGACGGTTGTCCGTACGGGCGCCAGTGTGGTTGGCCCAGTGCCGCTGCCGACTGAGAAGAACGTGTACTGCGTTATCCGCTCACCGCACAAGTACAAAGACTCGCGTGAGCACTTCGAGATGCGCACTCACAAGCGCCTGATCGACATCCTTGACCCGACCCCGAAAACCGTTGACGCGCTGATGCGCATCGATCTGCCTGCCAGCGTCGACGTCAACATCCAGTAG
- the rplC gene encoding 50S ribosomal protein L3: protein MARKGILGTKLGMTQVFDENNRVVPVTVVKAGPNVVTRIRTPEVDGYSAVQLAYGEISPRKVNKPVTGQYAAAGVNPRRHLAELRLDDEAAAADYQVGQELTAEIFAAGTYVDVTGTSKGKGFAGTMKRHGFRGQGASHGAQAVHRRPGSIGGCATPARVFKGTRMAGRMGNDRVTTQNLLVHLVDAENGVLLIKGAVPGRNGGLVVVRSAIKRGEK, encoded by the coding sequence ATGGCGAGAAAGGGCATTCTGGGCACCAAGCTGGGCATGACGCAGGTGTTCGACGAGAACAACCGCGTTGTCCCCGTGACGGTGGTCAAGGCCGGGCCGAACGTGGTTACCCGCATCCGTACTCCGGAAGTTGACGGGTACAGCGCGGTGCAGCTGGCCTACGGCGAGATCAGTCCCCGCAAGGTCAATAAGCCGGTGACGGGCCAGTACGCCGCTGCCGGGGTCAACCCGCGTCGGCACCTGGCCGAGTTGCGTCTCGACGACGAGGCGGCCGCGGCCGATTACCAGGTCGGCCAGGAACTCACGGCCGAAATCTTCGCTGCCGGAACCTATGTCGACGTGACCGGCACGTCGAAGGGCAAGGGCTTCGCGGGAACCATGAAGCGTCACGGATTCCGCGGCCAGGGCGCCAGCCACGGCGCGCAGGCGGTTCACCGCCGTCCCGGTTCCATCGGTGGCTGTGCCACCCCCGCGCGTGTGTTCAAGGGCACCCGGATGGCCGGCCGGATGGGTAACGACCGTGTCACCACCCAGAACCTGTTGGTGCACTTGGTCGATGCCGAGAACGGCGTGCTGCTGATCAAGGGCGCGGTGCCTGGACGCAACGGCGGACTCGTGGTGGTTCGCAGCGCGATCAAACGAGGTGAGAAGTAA
- the rplD gene encoding 50S ribosomal protein L4, with translation MATDTSGKAIKIDVKTPDGKTDGSVELPAALFDAPANIALLHQVVTAQLAAKRQGTHATKTRGDVRGGGRKPYRQKGTGRARQGSTRAPQFTGGGVVHGPQPRDYSQRTPKKMIAAALRGALSDRARNGRIHAITELVSGQTPSTKSAKGFLATLTDRKQVLVVIGRSDETGAKSVRNLPGVHILSPDQLNTYDVLHADDVVFSVEALNAYIAANTQSTEEVSA, from the coding sequence ATGGCTACAGACACGTCTGGCAAGGCCATCAAGATCGACGTCAAGACGCCTGACGGCAAGACCGACGGCTCGGTCGAGTTGCCGGCCGCGCTGTTCGACGCGCCCGCGAACATCGCTCTGCTGCATCAGGTCGTCACGGCGCAGCTGGCGGCCAAACGGCAGGGCACACACGCGACCAAGACTCGCGGCGACGTTCGCGGTGGTGGTCGTAAGCCGTACCGGCAGAAGGGCACTGGTCGGGCGCGTCAGGGCTCGACCCGTGCGCCGCAGTTCACAGGCGGTGGCGTCGTGCACGGCCCGCAGCCGCGCGATTACAGCCAGCGCACCCCGAAGAAGATGATCGCCGCCGCACTGCGCGGCGCGTTGTCGGACCGGGCCCGCAACGGCCGCATCCACGCGATCACCGAGCTGGTGTCGGGTCAGACGCCGTCGACCAAGAGCGCCAAGGGTTTTCTCGCCACGCTGACCGACCGCAAGCAGGTGCTGGTGGTCATCGGACGTAGCGACGAGACCGGCGCCAAGAGCGTGCGCAACCTTCCCGGTGTGCACATCCTGTCGCCGGATCAGCTGAACACGTACGACGTGCTGCACGCCGACGACGTGGTGTTCTCGGTGGAGGCGCTCAACGCTTACATCGCCGCGAACACCCAGAGCACCGAGGAGGTTTCGGCCTGA
- the rplW gene encoding 50S ribosomal protein L23, whose amino-acid sequence MATVTDPRDIILAPVISEKSYGLIDDNVYTFLVHPDSNKTQIKIAIEKIFSVKVAAVNTANRQGKRKRTRSGFGQRKSTKRAIVTLAPGSKPIELFGATA is encoded by the coding sequence ATGGCGACCGTCACTGATCCCCGCGACATCATCTTGGCCCCGGTCATCTCGGAGAAGTCCTACGGCCTGATCGACGACAACGTGTACACGTTCCTGGTGCACCCCGACTCGAACAAGACGCAGATCAAGATCGCGATCGAGAAGATCTTCTCGGTCAAGGTCGCCGCGGTGAACACCGCGAACCGGCAGGGTAAGCGCAAGCGGACCCGGAGTGGATTCGGTCAACGCAAGAGCACCAAGCGCGCCATCGTGACGCTGGCGCCGGGCAGCAAGCCGATCGAGTTGTTCGGCGCGACGGCGTAG
- the rplB gene encoding 50S ribosomal protein L2, whose product MGIRKYKPTTPGRRGASVSDFAEITRSTPEKSLIKPLHGKGGRNAHGRITTRHKGGGHKRAYRVIDFRRNDKDGVNAKVAHIEYDPNRTANIALLHFLDGEKRYIIAPQGLSQGDVVESGANADIKPGNNLPLRNIPAGTLVHAVELRPGGGAKLARSAGSSIQLLGKEGTYASLRMPSGEIRRVDVRCRATVGEVGNAEQANINWGKAGRMRWKGKRPTVRGVVMNPVDHPHGGGEGKTSGGRHPVSPWGKPEGRTRKGNKPSDKLIVRRRRTGKKSR is encoded by the coding sequence ATGGGAATTCGCAAGTACAAGCCGACGACTCCGGGTCGTCGCGGTGCCAGCGTCTCCGATTTCGCCGAGATCACTCGCTCGACTCCGGAGAAGTCGCTCATCAAGCCGTTGCACGGCAAGGGTGGGCGTAACGCGCACGGCCGCATCACCACTCGTCACAAGGGTGGCGGTCACAAGCGGGCTTACCGCGTGATCGACTTCCGTCGTAACGACAAGGACGGCGTGAACGCCAAGGTCGCGCACATCGAGTACGACCCGAACCGCACCGCGAACATCGCGCTGCTGCACTTCTTGGACGGCGAGAAGCGCTACATCATTGCGCCGCAGGGACTTTCCCAGGGCGACGTGGTGGAGTCCGGCGCCAACGCCGACATCAAGCCCGGCAACAACCTGCCGCTGCGCAACATCCCGGCCGGTACTTTGGTGCACGCCGTGGAGCTCCGCCCGGGCGGTGGCGCCAAGCTGGCCCGCTCGGCGGGATCGAGCATCCAGTTGCTGGGTAAGGAAGGCACGTACGCCTCGCTGCGGATGCCGAGCGGTGAAATCCGCCGCGTCGACGTGCGCTGCCGCGCCACCGTCGGTGAGGTCGGCAACGCCGAGCAGGCCAACATCAACTGGGGTAAGGCCGGCCGCATGCGCTGGAAGGGCAAGCGTCCCACCGTCCGTGGTGTCGTGATGAACCCGGTCGACCACCCGCACGGTGGTGGTGAGGGTAAGACCTCCGGTGGTCGCCACCCGGTCAGCCCGTGGGGTAAGCCGGAAGGCCGTACCCGTAAGGGCAACAAGCCCAGCGACAAGCTCATCGTCCGACGCCGGCGCACCGGCAAGAAGTCTCGCTAG
- the rpsS gene encoding 30S ribosomal protein S19 — protein MPRSLKKGPFVDDHLLKKVDVQNEKNTKQVIKTWSRRSTIIPDFIGHTFAVHDGRKHVPVFVTESMVGHKLGEFAPTRTFKGHIKDDRKAKRR, from the coding sequence ATGCCACGCAGCCTCAAAAAGGGTCCGTTCGTCGACGACCATCTACTCAAGAAGGTCGACGTACAGAACGAGAAGAACACCAAGCAGGTCATCAAGACCTGGTCGCGCCGTTCGACCATCATTCCCGACTTCATCGGCCACACCTTCGCCGTCCACGACGGTCGCAAGCACGTGCCGGTCTTCGTCACCGAATCGATGGTGGGCCACAAACTGGGTGAGTTCGCACCGACGCGCACCTTCAAGGGACACATCAAAGACGACCGGAAGGCCAAGCGGCGATGA
- the rplV gene encoding 50S ribosomal protein L22, with the protein MSTATEFPSAVAKARFVRVSPTKARRVIDLVRGKSVTEALDILRWAPQAASEPVAKVIASAAANAQNNNGLDPSTLVVATVYADDGPTAKRIRPRAQGRAFRIRRRTSHITVIVESRPSKDGRSSQSASATRARRAQASKAAGTAPAKKAPAKKAAAEKAPAKKATAEKAPAKKAAAAKTSGAKAPAAKSAGTEATSEAKEGSE; encoded by the coding sequence ATGAGCACGGCTACTGAATTTCCTTCGGCGGTCGCCAAAGCGCGGTTCGTGCGGGTGTCGCCGACCAAGGCGCGCCGGGTCATCGACCTGGTCCGCGGCAAGTCGGTGACCGAAGCGCTGGACATCCTGCGCTGGGCGCCGCAGGCCGCGAGCGAGCCGGTGGCCAAGGTCATCGCTAGCGCTGCGGCCAACGCGCAGAACAACAATGGGCTCGACCCGTCGACCCTGGTGGTCGCCACGGTCTACGCCGACGACGGTCCCACCGCCAAGCGGATCCGCCCGCGCGCCCAGGGCCGTGCGTTCCGGATCCGTCGGCGCACCAGCCACATCACCGTGATCGTGGAAAGCCGTCCGAGCAAGGACGGGCGGAGTTCGCAGTCCGCGAGCGCCACCCGCGCGCGTCGCGCCCAGGCCAGTAAGGCCGCGGGCACGGCTCCCGCGAAGAAGGCTCCCGCCAAGAAGGCCGCCGCCGAGAAGGCGCCTGCCAAGAAGGCAACGGCAGAGAAGGCGCCCGCCAAGAAGGCGGCTGCGGCCAAGACATCTGGAGCCAAGGCTCCTGCCGCGAAGTCCGCTGGGACTGAAGCGACTTCGGAAGCGAAGGAGGGCTCGGAGTAG
- the rpsC gene encoding 30S ribosomal protein S3, with protein sequence MGQKINPHGFRLGITTEWKSRWYADKQYADYIKEDVAIRKLLSTGLERAGIADVEIERTRDRVRVDIHTARPGIVIGRRGTEADRIRADLEKLTGKQVQLNILEVKNPESTAQLVAQGVAEQLSNRVAFRRAMRKAIQSAMRQPNVKGIRVQCSGRLGGAEMSRSEFYREGRVPLHTLRADIDYGLYEAKTTFGRIGVKVWIYKGDIVGGKRELVAPSAGAERPRRERPSGTRPRRSGSAGTTATSTEAGRSALGAAEDTASAAPATAEAPAVEAQSTES encoded by the coding sequence GTGGGCCAGAAGATCAATCCGCACGGATTCCGCCTCGGCATCACCACCGAGTGGAAGTCCCGGTGGTACGCCGACAAGCAGTACGCGGACTACATCAAGGAAGACGTGGCGATCCGCAAGCTGCTGTCGACCGGCTTGGAGCGCGCCGGCATCGCCGACGTGGAGATCGAGCGCACCCGGGACCGGGTTCGGGTGGACATCCACACCGCCCGTCCGGGCATCGTCATCGGTCGCCGCGGCACCGAGGCCGACCGCATTCGCGCCGACTTGGAAAAGCTCACCGGCAAGCAGGTGCAGCTCAACATCCTCGAGGTGAAAAACCCCGAGTCGACGGCACAGCTCGTTGCCCAGGGTGTGGCCGAGCAGCTGAGCAACCGCGTGGCGTTTCGCCGCGCGATGCGCAAGGCGATTCAGTCGGCGATGCGGCAGCCCAACGTCAAGGGCATCCGGGTGCAGTGTTCCGGACGTCTCGGTGGCGCCGAGATGAGCCGTTCGGAGTTCTACCGCGAAGGTCGAGTGCCGCTGCACACGCTGCGCGCCGACATCGACTACGGCCTGTACGAGGCCAAGACCACCTTCGGCCGAATCGGCGTGAAGGTCTGGATTTACAAGGGCGACATCGTCGGTGGCAAGCGCGAGCTGGTTGCGCCGTCGGCTGGAGCTGAGCGTCCGCGCCGCGAACGTCCGTCGGGCACCCGCCCGCGTCGTAGCGGATCCGCGGGGACGACGGCTACCAGTACCGAGGCCGGCCGAAGCGCGCTGGGGGCCGCCGAGGACACCGCGAGCGCCGCACCTGCCACGGCAGAGGCGCCCGCCGTCGAGGCGCAGAGTACGGAGAGCTAA
- the rplP gene encoding 50S ribosomal protein L16 has protein sequence MLIPRRVKHRKQHHPRQRGIASGGTSVSFGDYGIQALEHAYITNRQIESARIAINRHIKRGGKVWINIFPDRPLTKKPAETRMGSGKGSPEWWIANVKPGRVLFELSYPNEQTAREALTRAIHKLPIKARIVTREDQF, from the coding sequence ATGTTGATTCCCCGCAGAGTCAAGCACCGCAAGCAGCACCACCCGCGCCAGCGCGGGATCGCCAGCGGCGGAACGTCGGTGAGCTTCGGCGATTACGGCATCCAAGCACTGGAGCACGCCTACATCACCAACCGGCAGATCGAGTCCGCTCGTATTGCCATCAACCGGCACATCAAGCGTGGCGGCAAGGTGTGGATCAACATCTTCCCGGACCGTCCGCTGACCAAGAAGCCCGCCGAAACCCGGATGGGTTCGGGTAAGGGCTCGCCGGAGTGGTGGATTGCCAACGTGAAGCCGGGTCGTGTGCTCTTCGAGCTCAGCTACCCCAACGAGCAGACCGCGCGGGAAGCGTTGACCCGTGCGATCCACAAGCTGCCGATCAAGGCACGCATCGTCACCCGAGAGGATCAGTTCTGA
- the rpmC gene encoding 50S ribosomal protein L29, translated as MAVGTSPGELRELNDEELIDKLRESKEELFNLRFQMATGQLANNRRLRTVRQEIARIYTVLRERELGLAAGPDGAGNEES; from the coding sequence ATGGCAGTGGGAACTTCGCCTGGCGAACTGCGCGAGCTCAACGACGAAGAGCTGATCGACAAGTTGCGCGAATCCAAGGAAGAGCTGTTCAACCTGCGCTTCCAGATGGCGACTGGTCAGCTGGCCAACAACCGTCGGCTCCGCACGGTCCGCCAGGAAATCGCACGGATCTACACCGTGCTCCGTGAACGCGAACTCGGGCTGGCCGCAGGCCCTGATGGCGCTGGAAATGAGGAATCCTAA
- the rpsQ gene encoding 30S ribosomal protein S17 — protein sequence MAEAKKTAPAKKAAPATDARAKGPKHTPATPKPRGRRKTRIGYVVSDKMQKTIVVELEDRMRHPLYDKIIRTTKKVKAHDEHGDAGIGDRVSLMETRPLSATKRWRLVEILEKAK from the coding sequence ATGGCTGAGGCGAAGAAGACAGCCCCTGCAAAGAAGGCAGCGCCGGCGACCGACGCTCGCGCCAAGGGGCCCAAGCACACTCCAGCCACCCCGAAGCCGCGCGGCCGTCGCAAGACCCGCATCGGCTACGTGGTGAGCGACAAGATGCAGAAGACCATCGTGGTCGAGCTCGAGGATCGCATGCGCCACCCGTTGTACGACAAGATCATCCGGACCACCAAGAAGGTCAAGGCGCACGACGAGCACGGCGACGCCGGCATCGGTGACCGCGTGTCCTTGATGGAGACTCGTCCGCTGTCGGCCACCAAGCGCTGGCGGCTTGTCGAGATTCTCGAGAAGGCTAAGTAG
- a CDS encoding bile acid:sodium symporter family protein, with protein sequence MNNQFLPLVVGAVMLALGLTLTVDDFRRAATVRRPLLVALICQSLVLPALCLLIAEALHLTPNLAVGLMLMAATPGGMLANVVSHLADGDLALNLTLTAINAVLSIVAIPAILAFSLTWFLGEERFIPLQFDKFFGVIAMVLIPVAIGIAIRNRFPEFARRLHKLVRVAAAVLLVLAVVGGIVSGQTTLWKDFGVLSAAVALFCAISLSVGYLVSRGMRLGPRQAVAVSLEIGLHNAVVAIGIALSPQLLNNADMALPAAVYGIIGPLIALTFVVAVRRLDPAYRAASTARAG encoded by the coding sequence ATGAACAACCAATTCCTGCCGCTGGTGGTCGGCGCGGTCATGCTCGCCCTCGGGCTCACGCTGACCGTTGACGACTTCCGCCGGGCCGCCACCGTACGACGCCCGCTGTTGGTGGCACTGATCTGTCAATCGCTGGTGTTGCCCGCACTGTGCCTGCTGATCGCCGAGGCACTACATCTGACGCCCAACCTCGCCGTCGGTCTGATGCTGATGGCGGCGACCCCTGGTGGCATGTTGGCCAACGTGGTGAGTCATCTTGCCGACGGCGACCTGGCGCTCAACCTCACGCTCACCGCGATCAACGCGGTGTTGTCGATCGTCGCCATACCGGCGATCCTGGCCTTCTCGCTGACGTGGTTCCTCGGCGAAGAACGTTTCATCCCATTGCAATTCGACAAGTTCTTCGGTGTCATCGCGATGGTGCTGATACCCGTCGCGATCGGCATCGCGATCCGCAACCGGTTTCCCGAGTTCGCCCGCCGACTGCACAAGTTGGTCAGAGTCGCGGCCGCGGTACTGCTCGTGCTGGCCGTTGTCGGCGGGATCGTCAGCGGCCAAACCACGCTGTGGAAGGACTTCGGCGTGCTGAGCGCGGCCGTCGCCCTGTTCTGCGCGATCAGCCTCTCAGTCGGCTACCTCGTATCCCGCGGGATGCGACTCGGTCCTCGGCAAGCTGTCGCGGTCAGCCTGGAAATCGGACTGCACAACGCCGTGGTGGCGATCGGTATCGCACTCAGTCCGCAGCTGTTGAACAACGCCGACATGGCCTTGCCGGCAGCGGTTTACGGGATCATCGGGCCGCTGATTGCGCTGACGTTCGTGGTCGCCGTGCGCCGCCTGGATCCGGCTTACCGTGCGGCTTCCACCGCACGGGCCGGCTGA
- a CDS encoding PE family protein, giving the protein MTLRVVPEGLSAACAGVEALTARLAAAHAAAGPLISAVVPPAADPVSLQSAAEFSSRGGWHTAVAARGAEELGRAGVGVGESGTSYATGDAAASSLYLVATG; this is encoded by the coding sequence ATGACTTTGCGCGTCGTTCCCGAAGGCTTGTCTGCTGCTTGCGCCGGCGTCGAGGCGTTGACGGCACGACTGGCGGCCGCGCATGCCGCTGCGGGGCCCCTCATCAGCGCAGTGGTGCCTCCAGCGGCCGATCCGGTGTCGCTGCAGAGCGCCGCGGAGTTCAGTAGCCGCGGCGGATGGCACACAGCGGTGGCTGCCCGGGGCGCCGAAGAGCTGGGCCGGGCGGGCGTCGGCGTGGGGGAGTCTGGTACCAGTTACGCCACTGGTGACGCTGCAGCGTCTTCGCTGTACCTCGTCGCAACCGGCTAG